One window of the Agrobacterium larrymoorei genome contains the following:
- a CDS encoding Zn-dependent hydrolase, with product MTQSPDIDTERLWADIMTMGAIGGTQGGGSFRPALSDADREGRNLFRYWAQEAGLAVTVDAIGNMFARRDGEDPSLPPLMIGSHLDTQMPGGKFDGVLGVLAGLAVVRALNAKGITTRRAIEIANFTNEEGARFQPGVMGSGIFAGLLPLDDALSRRDDGGVCLGDELSRIGYAGSLPVGVRAVHRYLELHIEQGAEMEEAGAMIAAVSNSSWGCSGFIDISGENGHSQTAPMSKRRNALVAAARLILEIEAIGAENEPDGMVSATVIRNWPNNRVNIPHLTKLSYVAVHATEAGRAAIIDRIESAAARIAEETGLAIDATTSHYRQRLDLSEELSGQILEAAERLGYKSMMLPTLTAHDALSMTHICPTAIIFVPCKDGISHSEKEWCEPDQVAAGARVLLAMTLDLANAI from the coding sequence ATGACCCAGTCTCCAGACATCGACACCGAGCGCCTGTGGGCCGACATCATGACGATGGGGGCAATTGGCGGCACGCAGGGTGGCGGCAGTTTTCGCCCGGCACTTTCGGATGCGGACAGGGAAGGGCGAAATCTGTTTCGCTACTGGGCGCAAGAGGCCGGTCTTGCTGTTACTGTCGATGCGATCGGCAACATGTTTGCACGGCGGGACGGGGAAGACCCGTCCTTGCCGCCGCTCATGATTGGCAGCCATCTCGACACCCAGATGCCTGGCGGCAAGTTCGACGGCGTGCTCGGCGTGCTTGCTGGTCTTGCGGTCGTGCGGGCGCTGAATGCCAAAGGCATCACGACCAGGCGGGCAATCGAGATCGCCAATTTTACCAATGAGGAGGGCGCGCGCTTTCAGCCGGGTGTCATGGGGTCAGGCATCTTTGCCGGGCTTTTGCCCCTCGATGACGCTTTGTCGCGCAGGGACGATGGCGGCGTTTGCCTCGGGGATGAGCTTTCGCGCATCGGTTATGCCGGGTCACTTCCAGTTGGCGTTCGAGCGGTACATCGATATCTGGAACTGCATATCGAGCAGGGTGCGGAGATGGAGGAGGCCGGTGCGATGATCGCCGCCGTCTCCAACAGTTCCTGGGGATGCAGCGGGTTTATCGATATCAGCGGTGAGAACGGTCATTCGCAGACGGCGCCGATGTCAAAACGGCGCAATGCGCTGGTCGCCGCCGCAAGACTTATTCTCGAAATAGAGGCGATAGGGGCGGAAAACGAGCCCGATGGAATGGTTAGCGCCACCGTGATCCGGAACTGGCCGAACAACCGTGTCAACATTCCGCACCTGACCAAGCTGTCTTATGTTGCCGTTCATGCGACGGAGGCGGGCCGGGCGGCGATCATTGACCGCATCGAGTCTGCCGCTGCGCGGATTGCGGAGGAGACCGGACTTGCGATCGACGCCACCACGTCGCATTATCGCCAACGCCTTGATCTCTCGGAGGAACTTTCCGGCCAGATTTTGGAAGCGGCGGAGCGCCTCGGCTACAAATCCATGATGCTGCCGACACTCACGGCCCATGATGCCCTTTCGATGACGCATATCTGCCCCACGGCGATCATCTTCGTGCCGTGCAAGGATGGAATTTCCCATAGCGAGAAAGAGTGGTGCGAGCCGGATCAGGTCGCGGCGGGTGCCAGGGTTCTCCTTGCAATGACGCTTGATCTCGCCAATGCAATCTGA
- a CDS encoding aspartate aminotransferase family protein, translated as MNKPAITMINGFDASRLGSLPERERLMIERRQAMLGPSYRLFYEHPLHLVRGEGVWLYDPEGNAYLDAYNNVPSVGHCHPRVVAAIAEQAAVLNTHTRYLDDTILDYSQRLLATFPEELSRVMYCCTGSEAVDLAMRIACYYTGGTGIIITENAYHGTTATTAAISPSLGPNMPLGMHVITVPAPDAYRADGKDVGETFATEISKAIAFMQRRGIKPAAFIADSIFSTDGIFSEPVGFLQKTLDVVHEAGALYIADEVQPGFGRTGSHMWGFMRHGIVPDIAVMGKPMGNGLPIAAAVMKSEVQERFGQDIRYFNTFGANQVSIAAANAVLDIIGDEGLMSNAVSTGDYMLEGMRKLQQSFECIGDVRGVGLFLGLEFVKDRVSRVPDGARSLAVVNRMREHRVLISAAGIHGNTLKIRPPLPFGREHADIFLKTLEAVLNETN; from the coding sequence ATGAACAAGCCGGCCATAACCATGATCAATGGCTTCGATGCGTCGCGGCTCGGCAGCCTGCCAGAGCGCGAGCGGCTGATGATCGAACGCCGCCAGGCGATGCTCGGCCCGTCCTATCGACTGTTTTACGAGCATCCGCTGCATCTTGTACGCGGCGAAGGCGTCTGGCTTTATGATCCGGAGGGCAATGCCTATCTTGATGCCTACAACAATGTGCCTTCGGTCGGCCATTGCCACCCGCGCGTTGTTGCGGCGATTGCTGAACAAGCCGCAGTGTTGAACACCCACACACGCTATCTTGACGACACGATCCTCGACTATTCCCAGAGGCTGCTGGCTACGTTTCCGGAGGAGTTGAGCCGGGTCATGTATTGCTGCACCGGTAGCGAGGCGGTTGATCTGGCGATGCGGATTGCCTGCTACTATACCGGTGGCACCGGCATTATCATCACAGAAAACGCCTATCACGGCACAACGGCAACAACGGCCGCTATCTCGCCCTCGCTTGGTCCCAACATGCCGCTCGGAATGCATGTGATTACGGTACCAGCACCGGATGCCTACCGTGCGGACGGGAAGGATGTGGGCGAGACATTTGCAACGGAGATATCCAAAGCGATTGCCTTCATGCAGCGTCGCGGGATCAAGCCTGCCGCCTTTATCGCCGATAGCATCTTCTCAACCGATGGAATATTTTCAGAGCCTGTTGGTTTTCTCCAGAAAACGCTGGACGTCGTGCATGAGGCTGGCGCGCTCTACATTGCCGACGAAGTCCAGCCAGGTTTTGGCCGCACCGGCTCGCATATGTGGGGTTTCATGCGCCATGGCATCGTCCCCGACATCGCTGTCATGGGCAAGCCGATGGGCAATGGCCTGCCGATCGCCGCAGCTGTGATGAAGAGCGAGGTGCAGGAGCGTTTTGGCCAAGACATTCGCTATTTCAACACATTCGGCGCCAACCAAGTTTCGATCGCTGCGGCCAACGCAGTCCTTGACATCATTGGTGATGAAGGCCTGATGAGCAATGCGGTATCGACCGGCGACTACATGCTGGAGGGCATGCGCAAGCTCCAGCAGTCGTTCGAGTGCATCGGCGATGTACGGGGAGTCGGGCTGTTTCTCGGCCTGGAGTTCGTCAAGGATCGCGTGAGCCGCGTTCCGGATGGCGCTCGCTCGCTCGCGGTCGTCAATCGCATGCGAGAGCATCGTGTGCTGATCAGCGCGGCTGGCATCCATGGAAATACGTTGAAGATCCGTCCACCGCTGCCGTTTGGCCGCGAGCACGCCGACATCTTCCTCAAGACGCTCGAAGCAGTGCTGAACGAAACGAACTGA
- a CDS encoding phosphotransferase, with protein MASVTIIQLQYREWDMASKAHQGTASGLGAELKTSATTVLADQAERIAREKYGLDGRAEWLWGEKDSNYRLTLADGTEYLLKILNPAENPAMTSMHSQALLHVEAADPGIPIQRIIRTRNGEADFRMTDDEGGTRGVRMVTFVPGVSQKSQPHSAIQRYRVGVLLGRMQKALQGFTHEAAGHRITWDMSHAAGLRELLSIFDSEAQRARLQRTMDDFENLVVPRMGALPAQVVHNDFNMENILVSKDNPDEISGIIDFGDMVHAPVLFDVAVGAAYQMGDAEDPVEAMCDFLKGYATQKTLSAHELELLYPAVETRMLMRLAIQEWQARLFPKYRERYTRNSPTVWAQFARLDAISKNDIVARLAAACRA; from the coding sequence ATGGCCTCCGTGACGATTATTCAATTGCAGTATCGGGAATGGGACATGGCCTCCAAGGCACACCAAGGGACGGCAAGCGGGCTTGGCGCTGAACTGAAGACGAGCGCGACCACCGTGCTAGCGGATCAGGCAGAGCGTATCGCACGGGAGAAGTACGGGCTCGACGGGAGAGCGGAATGGCTGTGGGGCGAGAAGGACAGCAACTACCGCCTGACGCTTGCAGATGGCACGGAATATCTTCTCAAGATCCTCAACCCCGCAGAAAATCCGGCCATGACCAGTATGCACAGCCAGGCGCTTCTCCATGTGGAGGCTGCAGATCCTGGTATTCCGATCCAGCGGATCATTCGCACACGAAACGGTGAGGCGGATTTTCGCATGACGGACGATGAAGGCGGCACGCGAGGTGTGCGTATGGTTACGTTCGTTCCAGGCGTATCGCAGAAATCGCAGCCGCATTCGGCAATCCAGCGCTATCGCGTCGGCGTCTTGCTCGGTCGCATGCAAAAGGCGTTGCAAGGGTTTACCCACGAGGCCGCCGGTCATCGCATCACCTGGGACATGTCGCATGCGGCGGGGCTTCGCGAATTGCTATCCATCTTCGACAGCGAGGCACAACGGGCGCGGCTGCAACGGACCATGGACGATTTCGAAAATCTGGTTGTGCCGCGGATGGGTGCCCTGCCAGCGCAGGTCGTCCACAACGATTTCAACATGGAGAACATCCTCGTCAGTAAGGATAATCCGGACGAGATCAGTGGCATCATCGATTTCGGTGATATGGTCCACGCGCCGGTCTTGTTCGATGTCGCTGTGGGTGCCGCCTATCAGATGGGCGATGCCGAGGACCCAGTCGAGGCGATGTGCGATTTTCTGAAAGGCTATGCGACGCAGAAGACGCTTTCGGCTCACGAACTCGAACTGCTTTATCCGGCTGTCGAGACACGCATGCTGATGCGGCTTGCGATACAGGAATGGCAGGCAAGGTTATTTCCCAAATACAGGGAGCGTTATACCCGCAACAGTCCCACCGTCTGGGCGCAGTTTGCCAGGCTTGATGCAATTTCGAAGAATGACATCGTGGCGCGTCTGGCGGCGGCCTGCCGCGCTTGA
- a CDS encoding amidase: MGVVNSTDLGEMTAAQLSELFASGKASPVEAAKASLARIEAFNPSVNAFAYVVPELALAEAKASEERWKKGEPLSPIDGAPTTIKELTPVKGIPWRRGSALGATTPSEKEFLIMERLRGAGVTILGTTTSPEFGWKGVTHGPAFGNTLNPWRTDRASGGSSGGAAVAAALNMGVLHEGSDGAGSIRIPASFCGTFGIKPTYGWIPSDTPTPLFELAHRGPLTRTVEDAALFMNATTGPTPKAMYGYCPSPVPNWRDAAKAASVKGMKIGYSRNLGYAEVQPDVAAAVERAASRLADMGAIIEEVDPGFSNPQDALLALWYAAEARTVEMINPTQEQKMLMDPGLIRIYEKGCTYTARDYVAAEQVRADLKVTMALFHETYDALMLPTMPTTAIEAGVDFPGGIEGKDWSDWSPFTYPFNMTGQPAVSVPCGFDAGGLPIGLQFVGPRYRDDIVLALAAAYQSAYPEELIGAPRLS; this comes from the coding sequence ATGGGTGTAGTGAACAGTACCGACCTCGGCGAGATGACGGCGGCGCAGCTTTCCGAACTCTTCGCCTCCGGCAAGGCATCCCCGGTGGAGGCCGCCAAGGCGTCGCTGGCGCGGATCGAGGCATTCAACCCGAGCGTCAACGCCTTCGCCTATGTCGTGCCGGAGCTGGCACTGGCGGAAGCCAAGGCATCCGAAGAGCGCTGGAAAAAGGGTGAGCCGCTTTCGCCCATCGATGGTGCGCCGACGACGATCAAGGAACTGACCCCGGTCAAGGGTATTCCGTGGCGGCGCGGATCGGCGCTTGGTGCGACCACGCCGTCCGAGAAGGAATTCCTCATCATGGAGCGCCTGCGCGGCGCTGGCGTCACTATACTGGGCACGACGACATCGCCGGAATTCGGCTGGAAGGGCGTTACCCACGGTCCTGCTTTCGGAAATACCCTGAACCCGTGGCGCACGGACCGTGCATCCGGCGGCTCGTCTGGCGGTGCAGCGGTCGCGGCTGCGCTCAACATGGGTGTCCTGCATGAGGGGTCTGACGGCGCAGGCTCCATCCGTATTCCAGCCTCTTTCTGCGGAACATTCGGTATCAAGCCGACCTATGGCTGGATCCCTTCCGATACGCCGACGCCACTGTTCGAGCTTGCGCATCGCGGTCCGCTCACACGGACCGTAGAGGACGCCGCGCTGTTCATGAACGCGACGACCGGTCCGACGCCAAAGGCAATGTATGGCTATTGCCCCAGTCCGGTTCCGAATTGGCGTGACGCTGCGAAGGCCGCGAGCGTCAAGGGCATGAAGATCGGCTACAGTCGCAATCTCGGTTATGCCGAGGTCCAGCCGGACGTGGCCGCTGCCGTTGAGCGTGCCGCTTCGCGGCTCGCCGACATGGGCGCAATTATAGAAGAGGTCGATCCAGGCTTCTCCAATCCGCAGGATGCTCTTCTTGCCCTGTGGTACGCTGCCGAGGCCCGCACCGTCGAAATGATCAATCCGACGCAAGAACAGAAGATGCTTATGGATCCGGGCTTGATCCGCATCTACGAAAAAGGTTGCACCTATACCGCCCGTGACTATGTCGCCGCCGAACAGGTCAGGGCTGACCTCAAGGTGACGATGGCGCTGTTTCATGAGACCTATGACGCGCTCATGCTGCCGACGATGCCGACGACTGCAATCGAGGCTGGCGTTGATTTCCCAGGGGGTATCGAAGGCAAGGACTGGTCCGACTGGTCGCCCTTCACCTATCCGTTCAACATGACCGGTCAACCAGCAGTCTCGGTGCCCTGCGGCTTCGATGCAGGTGGATTGCCGATCGGTCTGCAGTTTGTCGGCCCGCGCTATCGTGATGACATCGTGTTGGCACTGGCTGCGGCTTATCAATCCGCCTATCCGGAAGAGCTGATCGGCGCGCCGCGGCTCTCCTAA
- a CDS encoding aspartate aminotransferase family protein yields MTIMPNSVEARDMAYHMHPMVNLRKYEKSGGLVIESGDGIYVIDNNGKRYIEGLAGLWSVALGFGEKRLAEVAKAQMEKLPYYHTFAYKTHGPSVDLAEMLIKLAPVPMSKVHFTSSGSEANDLACKMVWYRSNALGKKDKKKIIGRIKGYHGVTIASGSITGLPRNHESFDLPLDRMIHTSCPSYVHFGLEGESEADFTKRMLKDLEELILKEGPETIAAFWGEPVMGAGGVLVPPNGYWAGVQDILKKYDILLVADEVICGFGRTGKMFACETLGIEPDVLVVSKQISSSYMPLSAIIMNDRFYQPIADESDRIGVFGHGFTASGHPVATAVGLENLKIIQERDLVGNAARLEGKFLGGLAELAEHPLVHSSRGIGLIGALEINPWEDANTGDAAAAVAAACQNEGLIIRNIGEAICFCPPLIITAEQIDDMFGAVRRALDTVQATRA; encoded by the coding sequence ATGACAATCATGCCAAACTCTGTTGAAGCTCGCGACATGGCCTATCACATGCATCCGATGGTCAATCTTCGGAAATACGAGAAATCCGGCGGCCTCGTGATCGAAAGCGGTGACGGCATCTATGTCATCGACAATAATGGAAAACGTTACATCGAGGGGCTTGCTGGGCTTTGGTCGGTGGCGCTTGGCTTCGGCGAAAAGCGCCTTGCCGAAGTTGCCAAGGCGCAGATGGAAAAGCTGCCCTATTACCACACTTTTGCTTACAAGACCCATGGGCCTTCGGTCGATCTGGCGGAGATGTTGATCAAACTCGCTCCCGTGCCGATGTCGAAGGTGCATTTTACCTCATCGGGTTCGGAAGCCAACGACCTTGCCTGCAAGATGGTCTGGTACCGTTCCAATGCGCTTGGCAAAAAGGACAAGAAGAAAATCATCGGCCGGATCAAAGGCTATCATGGTGTCACCATCGCTTCCGGCTCAATTACGGGTCTTCCGCGCAACCATGAAAGCTTCGACCTGCCGCTTGACAGGATGATCCACACGTCATGCCCATCCTATGTGCATTTCGGATTGGAAGGTGAGAGCGAAGCTGATTTCACCAAGCGCATGCTGAAGGATCTGGAAGAGCTCATTCTGAAGGAAGGTCCGGAAACGATCGCGGCTTTCTGGGGGGAGCCAGTGATGGGCGCTGGCGGCGTGCTGGTGCCGCCGAACGGTTACTGGGCCGGTGTTCAAGACATTCTGAAGAAATACGATATTCTTCTCGTCGCTGATGAAGTCATCTGTGGTTTCGGTCGCACCGGCAAGATGTTCGCCTGCGAGACGCTCGGCATCGAGCCAGATGTTCTGGTTGTGTCAAAGCAAATCTCGTCGTCTTACATGCCGCTGTCGGCAATCATCATGAACGACCGTTTCTATCAGCCAATCGCCGATGAATCTGACCGCATTGGCGTCTTCGGTCACGGATTTACCGCGTCCGGCCATCCGGTCGCGACCGCCGTCGGTCTCGAAAACCTGAAGATCATCCAGGAACGCGACCTCGTCGGCAACGCCGCCCGGCTGGAAGGAAAGTTCTTGGGCGGACTGGCAGAACTTGCCGAACATCCGCTCGTGCATTCCTCGCGCGGCATCGGGCTGATCGGTGCGTTGGAGATCAACCCATGGGAGGACGCCAATACAGGCGACGCCGCTGCGGCGGTGGCGGCGGCGTGCCAGAACGAAGGTCTGATCATCCGCAATATCGGCGAAGCCATTTGCTTCTGCCCGCCTCTGATCATCACCGCCGAGCAGATCGACGACATGTTCGGCGCTGTCCGTCGTGCGCTCGATACGGTTCAAGCGACACGAGCCTAA
- a CDS encoding ABC transporter ATP-binding protein — protein MAETIDAETMTVDEAAAIIHPGALEKEGQGEPVVHIDRLSIALPDGADRPYAVDRVSFKLFPGEMLCVVGESGSGKSMSANALMGLLPETVRVAQGRILLGATDLITMPADALYAVRGRRVAMIFQEPMSALNPLMKISPQIEEVFEAHGLLTPKERRERALSLLTEVGLPDPQRAAESYPFQLSGGQRQRVMIAMALALEPEVLIADEPTTALDVTTQAQILKLIARLQKERNMAVMFITHDFGVVAEIADYVSVMQLGRIVEQGTAEEVLFSPRHPYTKKLIAAIPRPGEGVKHVGNREPLLAVENLSKIYRMGGGLFSKAREVHAVNNVSFTLGRGETLGIVGESGSGKSSVGRCLVRLQDPDGGRILLSGQDMAHLKGEALRAMRRRIQMIFQDPYSSLNPREKVGRIIASGPIAYGEDEKKALARAAELMEMVGLDPKATNRFPHEFSGGQRQRIGIARALALEPEIIIADEAVSALDVSIQAQVLELLGQLKKDLDLSLVFITHDLRVAAKICDRVMVMQKGEVVEIGSGSAIFDKPQHPYTKSLIEAIPGRAKEALMMA, from the coding sequence ATGGCAGAAACTATCGACGCCGAGACCATGACAGTTGACGAGGCTGCCGCCATTATCCATCCGGGTGCGCTGGAGAAAGAAGGGCAGGGCGAACCCGTCGTGCATATCGACAGGCTGAGTATCGCGCTGCCGGATGGCGCGGATCGACCCTATGCCGTCGATCGTGTGAGCTTCAAGCTCTTTCCCGGCGAGATGCTCTGCGTGGTGGGCGAAAGCGGCTCCGGCAAATCCATGTCCGCCAATGCGCTGATGGGGCTGTTGCCTGAGACGGTTCGTGTGGCGCAGGGCCGTATCCTGCTTGGTGCTACGGATCTGATCACCATGCCAGCGGATGCGCTTTACGCCGTTCGCGGGCGCCGGGTGGCGATGATCTTCCAAGAACCGATGTCGGCGCTCAACCCGCTGATGAAGATTTCGCCACAGATCGAGGAAGTCTTCGAGGCGCATGGTTTACTGACGCCAAAGGAGCGACGCGAAAGGGCTCTCTCACTGTTGACGGAAGTCGGGCTGCCCGATCCGCAACGAGCCGCAGAAAGCTACCCGTTCCAGCTTTCCGGCGGCCAGCGTCAGCGCGTCATGATTGCCATGGCGCTGGCGCTGGAGCCGGAAGTGCTGATCGCCGACGAGCCGACCACGGCGCTCGATGTCACGACACAGGCACAGATCCTGAAACTCATTGCCCGGCTCCAGAAAGAGCGCAACATGGCGGTGATGTTCATCACTCACGATTTTGGCGTCGTCGCCGAGATTGCTGACTATGTCAGCGTCATGCAACTCGGCCGGATTGTTGAGCAGGGTACGGCGGAAGAGGTGCTGTTCTCGCCACGGCATCCCTATACGAAAAAGCTGATCGCGGCGATCCCGCGACCCGGCGAAGGTGTGAAGCATGTCGGCAACCGGGAGCCCTTGCTTGCTGTCGAGAATTTGTCGAAAATCTATCGGATGGGTGGCGGACTGTTCTCCAAGGCGCGTGAGGTGCATGCGGTCAACAACGTGTCCTTCACGCTTGGCCGCGGGGAAACGCTGGGCATCGTCGGCGAGAGCGGATCTGGCAAGTCCTCGGTGGGGCGTTGCCTCGTGCGGTTGCAGGACCCTGATGGCGGGCGTATCCTGCTCAGCGGTCAGGACATGGCGCACTTGAAAGGCGAAGCCCTCCGGGCCATGCGCCGGCGCATTCAGATGATCTTTCAGGATCCCTATTCATCGCTCAATCCACGCGAAAAGGTCGGGCGCATCATCGCTTCAGGACCGATTGCCTATGGCGAGGACGAAAAGAAGGCGTTGGCACGCGCCGCCGAACTGATGGAGATGGTTGGTCTCGATCCGAAGGCGACGAACCGTTTCCCCCACGAATTTTCCGGAGGCCAGCGGCAGCGCATCGGCATTGCACGGGCGCTGGCACTAGAGCCTGAGATCATCATTGCCGATGAGGCCGTTTCGGCACTCGATGTTTCGATCCAGGCCCAGGTTTTGGAACTGCTGGGTCAGCTGAAGAAAGATCTCGACCTTTCCCTCGTCTTCATCACCCACGATCTGCGCGTCGCAGCAAAGATCTGCGACCGCGTGATGGTGATGCAGAAGGGTGAGGTCGTCGAAATTGGCAGCGGTAGCGCGATCTTCGATAAACCCCAGCACCCCTATACGAAAAGCCTGATCGAGGCCATTCCCGGTCGGGCGAAGGAAGCATTAATGATGGCCTAG
- a CDS encoding ABC transporter permease gives MKDFWKRFSQNRGAVVGLVILFLVVILSVAAPFVYTKSPWAMVQRPFIPPFTMDAFVLGTDPMGRDLAAGLAHGARVSLLVGLVSTVVSLLIGIPIGAIAGYFGGWVDDLLMRFTEFFQSVPSFALAVVLVAIFQPSIYSIVISIAVVSWPPVARLLRGEVMSLRSREFVEAAVLSGQTHSTIIWRQILPNTLSPIIVLASMMVAAAILIESSLSFLGLGDRNIMSWGYIIGAGRTVIRQAWWVSFFPGLAILLTVLALNLVGEGLNDALNPRLARKGR, from the coding sequence ATGAAGGATTTCTGGAAACGCTTTTCGCAGAACCGCGGTGCCGTTGTTGGCCTTGTTATATTGTTTCTGGTTGTCATTCTTTCGGTTGCCGCTCCGTTTGTGTACACCAAGTCACCGTGGGCGATGGTACAGCGACCCTTCATTCCCCCTTTCACGATGGATGCCTTCGTGCTCGGTACCGATCCGATGGGGCGCGATCTCGCTGCAGGGCTCGCGCATGGCGCTCGGGTTTCGTTGCTTGTCGGTCTTGTTTCTACCGTCGTCTCTCTGCTGATCGGCATTCCCATCGGAGCGATTGCCGGTTACTTCGGCGGCTGGGTGGACGATCTGCTGATGAGGTTCACAGAGTTCTTCCAGAGCGTTCCAAGTTTCGCGCTGGCAGTTGTACTGGTCGCTATCTTCCAGCCCAGCATCTATTCGATCGTCATCTCCATCGCCGTCGTTTCCTGGCCGCCGGTTGCCAGGCTTCTCCGCGGCGAGGTGATGTCGCTGCGCTCGCGGGAATTCGTCGAAGCGGCCGTTCTGTCGGGGCAGACGCATTCGACGATCATCTGGCGGCAGATTTTGCCGAACACGCTCTCGCCGATCATCGTGCTTGCCTCGATGATGGTGGCGGCCGCAATCCTGATCGAAAGTTCCTTGTCCTTCCTGGGGCTGGGTGATCGCAATATCATGTCCTGGGGCTACATCATTGGTGCTGGCCGCACTGTGATCCGTCAGGCTTGGTGGGTAAGCTTCTTTCCGGGCCTTGCGATCCTGTTGACCGTTCTGGCGCTTAATCTGGTTGGTGAAGGGCTGAACGATGCCCTCAACCCGCGCCTTGCGCGCAAGGGGAGGTAG
- a CDS encoding ABC transporter permease, with the protein MLRFISGRLLKAAVILICITVLNFFLIHAAPGDPASVMAGEAGDADPAFLQQLRERFGLDKPLYVQLWIYVSSVLRLDLGYSYRQQLPVLHLISERLPATLLLSLSAFVISLGLGVAAGAFASARQGKWADTIISLVALIFYATPLFWLALMGVLLFSVELGWLPGFGYETVGANYTGFNRVLDILQHLILPAMTLGLFFMAVYARMTRASMLEVGRLDFVKTAKAKGLRPGIIQRRHVLRNALLPVVTLAGLQAGQLVGGAVLIETVFAWPGIGRLMFDALSQRDYNLLLGVFVVSAAMVLLFNLITDVLYRLVDPRIKVTS; encoded by the coding sequence ATGCTGAGATTCATCTCGGGGCGGCTGTTAAAGGCAGCCGTGATCCTGATCTGTATCACCGTGCTCAATTTCTTCCTTATCCATGCCGCGCCCGGTGACCCGGCTTCGGTCATGGCGGGGGAAGCGGGCGATGCCGATCCTGCCTTCCTGCAACAGCTCAGAGAACGCTTCGGTCTCGACAAGCCGCTTTATGTGCAGCTTTGGATTTATGTGTCCTCCGTCCTCCGGCTCGATCTCGGTTACTCCTATCGTCAGCAGTTGCCGGTGCTCCATCTGATCAGTGAGCGCCTACCGGCAACACTGCTTCTGTCACTTTCCGCCTTCGTGATTTCGCTCGGTCTCGGTGTGGCTGCCGGCGCCTTTGCATCCGCACGGCAGGGCAAATGGGCCGATACGATCATTTCGCTGGTAGCGCTGATCTTCTACGCGACACCGTTGTTCTGGTTGGCGCTGATGGGTGTCTTGCTGTTCTCCGTTGAACTCGGCTGGCTACCGGGCTTCGGTTACGAAACGGTCGGAGCCAATTATACTGGCTTCAACCGCGTGCTGGACATATTGCAGCACCTTATTTTGCCTGCCATGACGCTCGGTCTGTTTTTCATGGCAGTCTATGCCCGCATGACCCGCGCCTCGATGCTGGAGGTCGGCAGGCTCGATTTCGTCAAGACAGCGAAGGCCAAAGGTCTGCGTCCAGGCATCATCCAGCGCCGCCATGTGCTGCGCAACGCACTTTTGCCAGTCGTGACCCTGGCAGGTTTGCAGGCGGGGCAGCTCGTCGGCGGGGCTGTGCTCATCGAAACCGTTTTCGCCTGGCCGGGCATCGGCCGGCTGATGTTCGACGCATTGTCGCAGCGAGACTACAATCTGCTGCTCGGCGTGTTCGTCGTTTCCGCCGCAATGGTCCTGCTCTTTAACCTCATCACCGACGTGCTTTATCGCCTCGTCGATCCGCGCATTAAGGTGACGTCATGA